The genome window tggtgatagtacattggCAGCCACGAAGTCCTGGTTAACGGATGGGAAGCAGAGATGAAGGTTAAGCGGAATATTTTCTAGTTGGTGGTCtgtaagggtcagtgctggggcctcagataTTTCAATCTAAGTAATGCCTTTGACAAAAAGTCCAAGGGTGATATatctaagtttgttgatgatGCAAAGCTAAGTGTGACCATAAGTTATGGGAAGGGTATAGAGtagctgcaaagagatacagatGGGCTAAGTATAGGCACAATAaggagactgattcctgggaaagCAGGATtgccatatgaggagagattggcccGACTCAGTCTGTATTCTatagagcttagaagaatgagaggggatctcactgaaacgtGTAACATTCTGACAggggtggacagactggatgcagggttgatgtttcctctgactgggaggggtggtctagaacaaggggtcacagtctcaggaaacggggtagaccatttagggctgagatgagcagaaagatcttcactcagagggtggtgaacctgtggaattctctaccacagaaggccgtggaggccaagttactgaatacatttaagaaggaaatagatttctagactctaaaggcgtcaaggggtttggggggagagcaggagtacagcactgagatagagaatcagccatgatcatattgaatggcagagcattctcctgctcctattttctatgtctatgtggcaaatggagtatggCATGGGGAAGCTTGAGGCTCGTCTCTTTCGTCATGAAAATTCAAAAGCAGAGTAGATTAATAAGGTTATATAATGACGATAAAATGATTGTCaataaaaaaaccccatctggttcactagtgccctttcaggaaggaaatctgtcacccttgCCTGGTCTtgtctacgtgtgactccagacccacagcaatgtggctgcctcTTAAACTTGCAGATGTTCTTCAGAGAGACCTGGCTGCACTCGCACAAGGAGTGCAGAAAGTGGGCAGGCAACAGTAACGAGCAATTAGGAAGGGAGCGGAATGCGGGTCTTATTGCAGGAGGGTTGGTGGAAAAGAAGGGGGGACGTTTTTGTTTGCAGTTCtggagggccttggtgagaccacacctggggtgcTGTGAGAAACCCGGTCCCCCATTGCCTCAGGAAGGAGTTATTTGCATTGGGAACATAAAAGGAAAAGTTGACTGGATTTGTTCCTGAGATAATAAACTCTCCTCATGATCAGCTCATGAAAACATTGGGCCAGAGCTTCAGGAGCATGAGTGGTGATCCCTTCGCAGCATGTGAGACCCTGAAAGGGGTTTCACCAAGTACAGCCCGAGAAAGCGTGCGCCCTTGATCGGGAAGCTGTAACACAGGGGCCACGGTCTCAACTTGCACAGCATTGTGCATTCCCGTCCCCCCTGGCACCTGGAAGGGAAGGAACTGCAGGCCTGTGCCACAAGCAAGACCATACGCATGGAAGGAACACCACCATTCATTTGGCAGGGATACATTCATGCCTCACTGGCACATTCTCCAAATGGGGGCAATGCTCTGCAAGCAACTTTGCCAGATGGACACCAGTAAGACACGCAATAGCCCGGCTGCAGACTCTGCTCAGGTAGCAGCTGCACAGGGATCATGACCCTGATGGGTTCCTGGATCCATTCCGAAGCTCCAACTTTACCCAATCTCACACGTGTTGACATGCTCAAGGACGCCCACACTGATGACGTGCCACAAAGGCAGGCACCATCCGAGGCTGATCGGGAACACTTAAGTGCAACGCCCATCAGCACAcatgggaggcgatggcgtagtggtgttgtcgctggactcataatccagggacccagcgTAATGCTCAGGGGAACCCGGGTTCAAATTCATGGCAGGTGCTGGAATGTGAattcaaaaaaaatctggaattaaatgataaccatgaaacagttgttataaaaaaaaaaccccatctggttcactaatgccctttagggaaggaaatccaccacccttacctggtctacatgtgactccagacccacaccaatgtggttgactcttaactgccctccagcCAACagaaattagggattggcaataaatgctggccaagccagtgatgcccatatcccatgaatggataaataaACGACCACTGCAGCAATATGGAAATACAGTGTAAGTGAATAAAGTGGAATATAAACACATATTTACAAGACTATTTCTTATATTCGGTGATTAGACACCAGTGCCCCCTGCTATGTCACTATAATTTCTTAATCTTCCTTTTCCGATAATTATGCTTCggtgctaccctgacatccacagctgatGCGGAGGCAGCCGCCTACTGACCGCTCTGCCCCACTGAGATTGATAGCCATCCCCTGGTGATCTAAGGCCTAGCGGACTCCCAATTGCTGAGCTGCTCCTGCACAAGTGGAAGGTCTGAGCAGAGTCTGCATCCTCCTCGGCCTAACCCTCAGGAGGTGATGGAGTCACGGGcagaggggatgtggagggcctGAGCACAACTGGAGTGACTGATGCCCTTGCGGGTGCACGTAGCAGTGAGTGGGAGGTGCCCTTGCAGATCATTCTCCCACTGGAGCTGGGTTCTCTGGTGCCGACCTGCGTTTCAACCTCCATCCAGGGTGCCTTGGCCTGACCGGAAAGCCTCCTGCTGCCATGCCTGGGAAACAGGGTCTCCTGTCTTTCCCAGATGACCCGGAGAGACGTCTCTGAACCTTGGGCAGGGGGCCACACATTGTCCTCCCTATTGCTGTAACATCTGGTAGGTCGCTAATTCTACAGACTCAGCCATAGCTCAGCTGGGCAGCCTGGATAGTCAGGagatcaagccccactccagaggcgCGAGGGCACCAACTCGGCTGACCCTTGCCGTGCATGAACTCAGAAACTAAACCAAGGCCCCGCTGCTCTCTCAGTCGGATAGCAGTGATTCCATTGCCACTGTTCGAGGAAGAGCAGGGAAGCTCTCCCAGTActctggccaatatctatcccctaaccaacatcattaaagtaGATTAATTATTACCACATTATCGTCACATTTTATTATTATCACATTTATTATTATAACATGTGGTTATGAGGAAAACAtacgaaacaggagcaggagtaggccattcagcccctcaaaccttctccgccattcaataagatcatggctgagctgcttgtgtttcgaattccacattcccatctacccccaataaccttagattcccttgcccaacaagaatatatctaccacagccttaaaaatgtttaatgacccctgcctccaccaccttctgaggcagagagttccaaactcgcacaaccctctgagagaaaaaaattctcctcagatCTGTCCCAAAAGGGCAACCTCTACTTTTAAAACAGTCATCCCTCACTCAAGccgtcacccctcactcttctaaactccagtggaaacaagcccagtctgtccgacctttcctcacaagacaaccctgCACAGGGTTGATGCAAAGGTGAGTAGGAAAgtctgttgtgaagaggacatgaggaggttgcaggtggatatagataagtttagtgagtgggcaaaaatctacaaatggagtttaatgtgggaaaatctgaagttgttcacattggcaggaagaataaaagagcagagtgttacttaatcagagaatggctgcagaattctgaggtgcagtcaCAAAAAATcagtattcaggtacagcaagtaactttTTAACatgtatatatataatatacataTTTTAACTTATATATATGTGCAcaaagttttaaaatttgcatagtatttttgtttctttcctcACCAGAAGTAAGTGACAAGTCTACAGAGCATTAATCCAGAAATAACGCAAATAAATTTGCAATAATGGAACAATATCATGTGTGTTGTTCACTGCCATTATGGTTTTTGTTTAATGTGCTGCAGGAGTGGTGAAATGCTGTAGTTTGTTGAACTATCAAAACATATTGGTGGTTAAAGCCAATGCTTTGCATTTGTAACTGAACGATGAACAGCTTTCTTGAGATACAGCCTTTATGTTCAGCGACCCCGTCTCTGGTTTCAAAGTCTGTGTTTTGTGATGCCCATCTCAGTTGTTTTTTTCTCCTAAGTGTCGAGAATCATTTCTTcaaggaccctgaaagcaggggCAGAACTTCAGAAAGAGCATTGTAAGTAAAAGCCCTCCCTGCACTCTAAGGGtattcagcagagcaagggttaatgtggggctggaGTACAGTGCCACCCACTGTATGATGTAGACAGTCACATGGTGGTAAACTGTATGTAGTCAAGCCTGGAAGGtgccagcatggagacagctcccatGGACCTTGCACCTTGAagatgaaaaacaaaaacagaattacctggaaaaactcagcaggtctggcagcatcggtggagaagaaaagagttgacgtttcgagtcctcatgagcctcgaagggtcatgaggactcgaaacatcaactcttttcttctccgctgatgctgccagacctgctgagtttttccaggtaattctgtttttgttttggatttccagcatccgcagttcttttgtttttaacCTTGAAGATGAATATAGTTATGAGTTACCAAAAAACGGTTTATGTTTAACCATGTAAGCCCACGGGCCTGTTAGTGAGACACAAAAGCACTTttcaacatggtggcagtgaagaATAGACCCCGAAATCCCAGAAAAGCTGGAGAAGGAATCCAGGTTTTCAAAGTATGGAAAACTAAAGAGAATGAAGCCTGGCCCGTGAGGAGTGTGCTTAAATTGAAGACACAATTGGAGAGATTGCTTAAGAGAAGCACCATTTCAGAGATGGGGGCTGTAGGACTCCACCTGGGTATGTGGAGGCccaatgccagacctgctggcaTCTAGAATCATAGGGTCTAGCTGGATCACAAAGGGCTGAGCAAAAATTCAAAAACAGGGGGAAAAAATGCCCAATGGCAGCAGAAGCATCCACTGTGTGGATGACAAGAAGAACCGGAGCGAACACGGAGTCAAAAGGCCTGGCCAGATCACAAGAAAGGTGAGCAAAATACAATATCAATGTAGCAATTACCTTTTGAAGTAGGCAGCCATCTGGATCAGCACATCCACAGCAATACTGCAGCAAGGGGCCCACAGCCGGCACCAGAACATGTGGCAACCCAGCTCGgctgaattaaaaataaagttgTTAGAACGGTAGGCAAAGctttcagggaaaaaaaaaatcgccTTCCATTTGATTCCCGGGCTGAGAAAAAGCAAATCAGTGTTTTGAGGGTTGAAAGTTGAAAACGGGACCCTGGTGAAACTGACAAGCACGGGAACAGCAAAGAGAAGAAATAAAAGGGCAGCTGCCCAGTAACATTGAAGAGAAAAGAAATAAACAGGCACTTACCTAATATGATACATGGTCATGGATAGCAAATGAAAACCACCAGACAAATCTGGGCTAAGGCAAGGGCCAAACCAGACCCAGAATTTGGTGTCtgagagaagaattttttttttagattagaggagtacatcaggattaagCAAGGAATCATAAAAAATGcggattaatttttttttctacttGTTTGGTAGCCAGGCACAACAGCAGGTAGAAAGGGTATTCAAAGAAGTCACTTCCCTGAAAGACTCTTGGAAGTATCAATACAAGGCCCGAGAAAAAAATGAGGAGATAAGAAAGATGCTGAACACTAGCACAGTGAAAGATGTGTTGGAAGTATCAGTAGTGACAAACCAATGCACTGAAGTGCAGTGCGAGATGGAAGAAGTCAACAAAAATGTCAACAGTTGAAAGCTGAAGTAACCCTAAAATAAAGTATAGATGAATCCTCAACCACaattggtgagatattaaaggccTTTGTTAAATACTTTGAACTccaagagatggagagtgcagacCTTAAATAATGTCTAGAGCACCCCCGGTAAAGAACCAAAGGGGCAAGGAGACCCCAAGCAGCGGAAGACAGGCAACCCCAGGGCGAGGGAGGCAGAAGACcccaggctgagatagacagaagaGCCCAGGTTGAGGGAAACAATACCTATGCAAGTCACAAGATGGTGGAAGGCCATGTCAGAACAACAAATGCACAAGCCAAAGAGTTTAGCGCAGAAGCAAGTAGAGGCTTTGAAGCAGCCAAAAGGCATTTTTGAAAATGCTGGCACGTTACTCAATCTGCAACAGCAGGTGGCAGggcagagggaacagctggctgtgaatgaaggaaaccAAAAAGAAAAACAACCTGCAAAAATAAAATGAAGCTATTCCACGGGAAAGTGTTTGTGTCAAAGCAGAGTTAGGATAACTCAACAAGAATTGCAGCCAAgcacaacagcaggcagaaagGGTATTCAAAGAAGTCACTTCCctgaaagactctttgaagaaCAAATACATGGCCCTAGAAAAACATGAGGAGATAAGAAAGATGCTGAACACTACCACAGTGAAAGATGTGTTGAAGTATCAGTAGTGACAAACCAATGCACTGAAGTGCAGTGCGAGATGGAAGAAGTCAACAAAAAAGtcaacagttgaaagaacagctaaTTATCCTTCAAGATTAAATGAAAAAGGACTGCAAAAGAATGAAGAAATGAAGGCCATCTTGAACCGCAgattggaagaacagcagaacaaAGCTGAGCAGACACTGTTGAATTACAAGAATACTCAAGGCAACATAATTGAGTTTCATGACAAAAaggaaaacctgctgaaggaccTTCACACGCTACAAGGATCCTTCAGGTtaaagtttgttcctctggaaaataacaaagaaaagcaaaatgaattcaatgtcactctgaatgaactggagaaccagttggcagagaagccTCATCAATGCTTTATATCCCAGGGggtacaagaaagagactgaagatctgaagaaccagctgaatggACCAGAGGAGGCAGCAAAAGGAAAGGCCATAGAAATTTCCAAACCATGAACTGATAATGAAGTCATGAGTGGCATAATAACAGAACCGAAAAAAGTTAACACTTCACCAGAGATAAACCTGGCCaacagtggagctgaaatgaaGGATTAGGGCACAGCTCGCTATTTTTTCATAGTTTATTTTCATGCCTGGTCCCCAAGTTACCCTATATAACTCACTTTAtatttctgtctctttccctctctatgctgcttctgtctctctcagttttgCTCCCATCCTGACTTGCTCCCCCGTCTCTCTTTCACAGTTAATTCCTCCTTGCATCTCCATTGAACTCCGTCCCTGTGTCcccatccctcaccatctcttctTCTTTATGACTCTTTCACTTGGTCTTCCTCTGTTACTGCTGTCTCACACTCCTTGATCTGTTTGTTTCTTCCTTTGACTGTCACTCCACATCTGTCCTGCCTGACACTCGAGCAAGCCATGTTTGTTCTgcatctctgcctctcttccactTGCTCCCTCAGTCTCTATGTATCTCCCCGTCACTTTTCTCCAGATTCTCCCACTTACATTCTATTTCTTCCTCTGCTCCCGCTGCCTTCATGAAcatctgcagtgcatgtggtgcagGTTCCGGATAttgaagagtcaatcacattgctgtgggtctggattcacatgtaggcaagGACAGACTATTTCCTTCATGATTCatgtgggcttttacaacaatcgacaatcatcattagacttttagttccagattttttgaGTGAAtccaagttccaccatctgctgtggtgggatgcgAAAGCATTAATTTGGGTCATTGagttactagcccagtaacaacaccactacgccaccacctcccttcCTTGTCCTTCCTTGTTTCATGTCAATTCTCTATCTCCTCCTACCTCCTTTGATGttcagtctgtctccctccttctctccctgttCTCCCTGTTCCTCTTCCTCCCTTTACCACCATTCctatccctctctcgctccctccctttgACCCTCCATATCTCCTCTGTGCATCTGTTCCCAAGCCTCtgcctcacagaatcacagtgcagaagaggccctttgacccattaagtctgcaccgacacatgagaaacacttgacctacctacctaatctcatttatcagcacttggcccatagccttgaatgttatgacgtgccaagtgatCATCCAGTTGCTTCTTAAAGGTTGTGAGCCAACCCACCTcgaccaccctcccaggcagcgcattccagaccgtcaccccCTCCCTGATTGTAGTTCATTCTCAGGCTCTCTTTgcggtctctttccctctctctctctctccttctgttcccactatctctttctccctctccctccctatcaatGTGCAGCAGGGTGGTCACAACTAACAGTAGGAGAGAATgatgtgaatttctatcctgggcATTGATGGATTTTAGAAACCCCTCTTCCAGGGGTTAGAAAGAAAGGATTTGCAGGCGGGAGACTAAAATCATTTTTGTTGAGGGATATTTTACTGCAGTCATACTGGTGAATGTTTTGAAACTCTGTCTCACGACCCCTACAATGTAAGTGTGTTTTGTGGATTGCTGTGAGTATTATGACTATATTGCCCGTCATATCGTTATTGTCCCAGCTGGGGGAGGGGTGCATCAGATCATCTGTTAGTCATCTAATTTCATGATGTGACAATGGCatatgagattccacaaggatggtgGCGGaactcttttgttcttgtaatctCTGTTGGAAGCTTCTAGAACACATGGCCAATTGTTTGGGGCATGTaacctgtagcagccatcttgtGGTTCAGCAAAAGTCCATTTCAAAAATAAAGAAGGTTTTGCAATGCACTGTttttgatttcttttcatgtcttattgacatGACACCCTGCTTAAATACGGAGGCAAAACGACACAGTACACCAGGTGTGTCACAGCAACGCACTCTACAGTTATAAAAAAATCTTCCTTAATTTAATGCCATATCCTTGGTGCAATAAGGGCCAACATttcgtttgccttcctaattacttgtggtACCTGCATACTGatcttctgtgattcatgtgcaaAGACACCCAGAGCCCTCTGTACCGAAGCATTCTGCAGCCCCTCTCCGTTTCGACAatgctgggttttttttttctatttttctcacTAAAATAGAGAATCTCACATCCCCCGCAATAATGTTCCATCTCCCgattttttgcctactcactaaaTCTGTCCACACCCCCTTGGCAGAGTCCTTGTAtactcctcacaacttgctttcctgctTATTTTTGCAAGTTCAGCTAATTTGGCGAACATGCAAATCAGTCACTTCATCCAAGTCTCTAATAGATTGCAAAGAGTAGAGGCCCCGCCACTAATCCCAGTTTGCAACCTGAACATCCACTTATCCCGTATGTGACCAgacaggggggaagagggggagaactGAAAGGGAGATGGACTCAACAATGTGCCTCCAACAATaaaacaaacacttcacacaaaaaaaaaacgtTCTGAGCATTTCGCTTTTGCAAAAGCGAGTTTAATTTTATGACCTGATCTGAAGGAGAGGAGAATTGAGCCAGTGGAGGTGAAGGAGACTGTGGCTGCTTTTCTTTTTCCTCCTCCCGTCCTGCAGAGGGCGCTGTGACTCACCCACTGGCCCCGCTGGCGTCTGGTCCTCCGAAGGTCGCCTCTTGCTCCTCAGCACGCCTGACTCTTCCTGCGACGTTACTTCCGGTCCTCCAGCAGGGACTGACCTCCCAGGCGTGTGGAGTCCGACGGACGGGAGCAGAGAGCGCAGATCAGGAGGACACAGCATTTCACAATCATCACTTTTATTATGCGTGGATTTTGGACATAATTTAAGGCAATCAACACTCCAGCAGTGGAAATATTGCACACAGTTTGCAAAATAAAAATAATCATTATAAACCCAAATCAAAATTCAAGCCTCTGCTCGGACAAACCAGCAGTCACTTATTTCACCAGACACTTAACCGGACTGGGCTCATTATAAAAATTGCACACACGATTTAAACACCCAGGTCTCATCCTCATTTTAAAGGGTATTCACTGCATCACTTTGGCAGTCAAAATTCAGACACACAGCAGAAAGGTGTGAAGCTTCCCTAAGGCGATTTTTCCCTGATGATTTCAGCTCGTTGTTAGACACAAGAGTAAAGCCATCTCCaagctgtccccatcaaaaacccccaggacaggttcagcacggggttagatacagagtaaagctccctctacaccgtccccatcaaacactcccaggacaggttcagcacggggttagatacagagtaaagctccctctacaccgtccccatcaaacactcccaggacaggttcagcacggggttagatacagagtaaagctccctctacactgtccccatcaaacactcccaggacaggtacagcacggggttagatacagagtaaagctccctctacactgtccccatcaaacactcccaggacaggtacagcacggggttagatacagagtaaagctccctctacaccgtccccatcaaacactcccaggacaggtacagcacggggttagatacagagtaaagctccctctacactgtccccatcaaacactcccagggcaggtacagaacggggttagatacagagtaaagctccctctacactgtccccatcaaacactcccaggacaggtacagcacggggttagatacagagtaaagctccctctacgctgctgtacctgtcctgggagtgtttgttctGTCACGGCCTTACTCTTAATTATCTCTTGCAGGCAGCAGCGGCAGTGGTTGGAAGAAGGAGGGGCCCAACTCCTCAGAGACTGGGCTGGGCGATGAACCCCCTGAGGGTGGAGTAGAGGCCAATGTGGGTGACCAGGTTGGGCTCCAGGGCGTAGGCCCTCTCGCCCTGCTGGCTGAGCAGGGCGTAGAGGGCCGTGTCCTTGGCGTAGCCCGAGCGGCACTGGACGCCCTCCAGGTAGGCCAGCACCCGGCGGGCGGCGGGGGCCGAGTAGAGCATGGCCGGGGTGCAGCACTCGGTGGCGGGGACCAGGGCGTAGAGCTGGGGGCTGAGCCGCCGGGCCTCCAGCAGGTAGTGACGCCCCGCCAGCTCGGCCACCAGCATGGAGAAGGCGGCCAGAGCGGCCAAGAGCAGGGGGGAGTGCCTGCCGGTCAGCAGGCGGTGgaggccggagagcagagtgccGCAGAAAGCCCCGAGGCCCAGCCACTCCAGGATCCTCATGGGCTCAGGGTTGAGGTAGCCCTGCAGCCGCTCAGGGTGGTAGAGTTTGACATAGAGGGCGTCCCGAGCTTGCGGGGCCAAGAGGCGGCGCCCCAAGAGGTCCCTGAGCACCGGGAAGAAATCCTCGGAGGGCACGGCATCGTCCTCCACCAGTAGCACATGCTGGGGGGAGTAGGCGGCCAGCGCCTGGTGGAGGCAGTAGAGGTAGTCCTGCTTCTCCTTCTCGAAGCGGTTGTCGGCCCCGTCCGCCTCAGCCCCCGGGCCAAAGCGCTGGGCCACCGGCACCAGCCGGGACGCCAGCCGCGCCTCCCAGTG of Carcharodon carcharias isolate sCarCar2 chromosome 29, sCarCar2.pri, whole genome shotgun sequence contains these proteins:
- the pgap4 gene encoding transmembrane protein 246, translated to RGAGVPRCLLRCLLRPWAQVLLLYLVTFGILLPLLCHGRRHSRYFWRSAHLGRLTAEALEGSRARGEEAERYFREAGLGEGSPGLPSPAPGPGPQLVVAIITMPREQGAGYHYYLQVASQFHRLLRGCPWCQGHRLFACNVHHRPQEHWEARLASRLVPVAQRFGPGAEADGADNRFEKEKQDYLYCLHQALAAYSPQHVLLVEDDAVPSEDFFPVLRDLLGRRLLAPQARDALYVKLYHPERLQGYLNPEPMRILEWLGLGAFCGTLLSGLHRLLTGRHSPLLLAALAAFSMLVAELAGRHYLLEARRLSPQLYALVPATECCTPAMLYSAPAARRVLAYLEGVQCRSGYAKDTALYALLSQQGERAYALEPNLVTHIGLYSTLRGFIAQPSL